In a genomic window of Tachysurus vachellii isolate PV-2020 chromosome 13, HZAU_Pvac_v1, whole genome shotgun sequence:
- the ahcyl2a gene encoding adenosylhomocysteinase like 2a isoform X3, with the protein MSEDSKADKMLENSSQTGLSAPLNTLNNGEKVMDVCTESTANQRTANADSAPVSSVIARLLRMLEAAKARRSVNLHRAVGSSLSSDRTVSEDPSTNRVLDLPQQFNKRLTKMGSCSQPNSLNFADGPSSASTEDEISPRDKEQKNSKGSKDFCVKDISQASFGRREIEIAEQDMPALMMLRKAGQEEKPLGGAKIVGCVHITVHMAVLIETLSALGAECRWASCNIYSIQNHIAAALAEAGIPVFAWKKESEDDYLWCIDSCVNIEGWEPNMILDDGGDMTERVYKKYPQLFQNVKGIVEESVTGVHRLYEMYKTEKFCCPAININESVIKQKFDNFYCCKELILHGLKRITALPFGGKQVGKGCCAALKGMKAVVYVTEIDPVCALQACMDGFQLVRLNEVIRVVDVVITCTGNRDVVIREHMDQMKNGCIVCNMGHSNTEIDVASLMTPELKWQHVRPHMDHIIWPEGKTIVLLAEGRLVNLSCSAVPVFVLSITETTQVLALIELFNAPEGLYKQGIYSFPKKMDECTALLHLQNFDTNLTELTDQQARYIGVNKSGPFKPNYYRY; encoded by the exons ATGTCTGAAGACAGTAAAGCAGACAAAATGCTTGAGAACAGCTCACAGACTGGACTATCAGCtccactgaacacactcaaTAACGGAGAAAAGGTCATGGATGTCTGTACAGAATCCACGGCTAATCAGAGGACTGCTAATGCTGATTCAGCTCCTGTTTCTTCGGTTATCGCTCGATTGTTGCGGATGCTGGAGGCCGCGAAAGCTCGGCGCTCGGTGAACCTGCACAGGGCTGTAGGATCATCTCTATCGAGTGACAGGACTGTAAGTGAGGATCCAAGTACAAACCGA GTCCTAGATCTGCCTCAGCAATTTAACAAGAGACTCACTAAGATGGGCAGCTGCTCCCAGCCCAACTCACTGAACTTTGCTGATGGCCCAAGCTCAG CAAGCACTGAAGATGAGATTTCTCCTCGAGACAAAGAGCAAAAGAACTCTAAAGGAAGTAAGGACTTCTGCGTTAAGGACATCAGTCAGGCTTCATTTGGCCgcagagaaatagaaatagcAGAGCAAG ACATGCCAGCGCTGATGATGCTGAGAAAGGCAGGGCAGGAAGAGAAGCCACTAGGAGGAGCTAAAATAGTGGGCTGTGTCCATATCACAGTACACATGGCT GTTCTGATAGAGACGTTGTCTGCGCTGGGTGCTGAGTGTCGATGGGCTTCCTGTAATATTTACTCAATCCAGAATCACATCGCTGCTGCTCTTGCAGAGGCTG gtATTCCTGTGTTTGCATGGAAAAAGGAGTCTGAGGATGATTACCTCTGGTGTATAGACAGTTGTGTGAATATAGAAGGCTGGGAGCCAAACATG attCTTGATGACGGAGGAGACATGACAGAAAGGGTCTATAAGAAATATCCGCAGCTCTTCCAGAACGTCAAGGGGATTGTTGAAGAAAGTGTCACCGGTGTTCACAG attaTATGAAATGTATAAGACCGAGAAGTTTTGTTGCCCAGCAATAAATATCAACGAGTCAGTGATAAAGCAAAAGTTTGACAACTTTTATTGCTGCAAGGAATTGATCCTGCATGG TTTGAAGAGGATCACTGCTCTTCCTTTTGGTGGGAAGCAG gtgggaaAGGGCTGCTGTGCTGCTCTTAAAGGGATGAAAGCAGTTGTATATGTGACTGAGATTGACCCAGTGTGTGCATTACAGGCCTG CATGGATGGCTTCCAACTGGTCAGACTGAACGAGGTCATCCGAGTGGTGGACGTCGTTATCACCTGCACCG GAAATAGAGATGTCGTTATACGAGAGCACATGGATCAGATGAAGAATGGTTGTATCGTGTGCAACATGGGTCACTCCAATACAGAGATTGATGTG GCCAGTCTGATGACACCAGAGCTGAAATGGCAGCATGTAAGACCACACATGGATCACATCATCTGGCCAGAAGGCAAAACCATAGTACTACTAGCAGAG GGTCGGCTGGTTAACCTGAGCTGCTCTGCTGTACCTGTTTTTGTGCTGTCTATTACAGAAACAACTCAG GTTTTGGCATTGATTGAGCTGTTTAATGCACCTGAGGGACTTTACAAACAAGGCATTTACTCATTTCCTAAGAAGATGG ACGAGTGTACAGCGCTTCTGCATCTCCAGAACTTTGATACAAATTTAACCGAACTCACAGATCAGCAGGCCAGGTACATAGGTGTGAACAAGAGCGGCCCCTTTAAGCCAAACTATTACAG gtacTAA
- the ahcyl2a gene encoding adenosylhomocysteinase like 2a isoform X4, whose amino-acid sequence MSEDSKADKMLENSSQTGLSAPLNTLNNGEKVMDVCTESTANQRTANADSAPVSSVIARLLRMLEAAKARRSVNLHRAVGSSLSSDRTVLDLPQQFNKRLTKMGSCSQPNSLNFADGPSSASTEDEISPRDKEQKNSKGSKDFCVKDISQASFGRREIEIAEQDMPALMMLRKAGQEEKPLGGAKIVGCVHITVHMAVLIETLSALGAECRWASCNIYSIQNHIAAALAEAGIPVFAWKKESEDDYLWCIDSCVNIEGWEPNMILDDGGDMTERVYKKYPQLFQNVKGIVEESVTGVHRLYEMYKTEKFCCPAININESVIKQKFDNFYCCKELILHGLKRITALPFGGKQVVICGYGEVGKGCCAALKGMKAVVYVTEIDPVCALQACMDGFQLVRLNEVIRVVDVVITCTGNRDVVIREHMDQMKNGCIVCNMGHSNTEIDVASLMTPELKWQHVRPHMDHIIWPEGKTIVLLAEGRLVNLSCSAVPVFVLSITETTQVLALIELFNAPEGLYKQGIYSFPKKMDECTALLHLQNFDTNLTELTDQQARYIGVNKSGPFKPNYYRY is encoded by the exons ATGTCTGAAGACAGTAAAGCAGACAAAATGCTTGAGAACAGCTCACAGACTGGACTATCAGCtccactgaacacactcaaTAACGGAGAAAAGGTCATGGATGTCTGTACAGAATCCACGGCTAATCAGAGGACTGCTAATGCTGATTCAGCTCCTGTTTCTTCGGTTATCGCTCGATTGTTGCGGATGCTGGAGGCCGCGAAAGCTCGGCGCTCGGTGAACCTGCACAGGGCTGTAGGATCATCTCTATCGAGTGACAGGACT GTCCTAGATCTGCCTCAGCAATTTAACAAGAGACTCACTAAGATGGGCAGCTGCTCCCAGCCCAACTCACTGAACTTTGCTGATGGCCCAAGCTCAG CAAGCACTGAAGATGAGATTTCTCCTCGAGACAAAGAGCAAAAGAACTCTAAAGGAAGTAAGGACTTCTGCGTTAAGGACATCAGTCAGGCTTCATTTGGCCgcagagaaatagaaatagcAGAGCAAG ACATGCCAGCGCTGATGATGCTGAGAAAGGCAGGGCAGGAAGAGAAGCCACTAGGAGGAGCTAAAATAGTGGGCTGTGTCCATATCACAGTACACATGGCT GTTCTGATAGAGACGTTGTCTGCGCTGGGTGCTGAGTGTCGATGGGCTTCCTGTAATATTTACTCAATCCAGAATCACATCGCTGCTGCTCTTGCAGAGGCTG gtATTCCTGTGTTTGCATGGAAAAAGGAGTCTGAGGATGATTACCTCTGGTGTATAGACAGTTGTGTGAATATAGAAGGCTGGGAGCCAAACATG attCTTGATGACGGAGGAGACATGACAGAAAGGGTCTATAAGAAATATCCGCAGCTCTTCCAGAACGTCAAGGGGATTGTTGAAGAAAGTGTCACCGGTGTTCACAG attaTATGAAATGTATAAGACCGAGAAGTTTTGTTGCCCAGCAATAAATATCAACGAGTCAGTGATAAAGCAAAAGTTTGACAACTTTTATTGCTGCAAGGAATTGATCCTGCATGG TTTGAAGAGGATCACTGCTCTTCCTTTTGGTGGGAAGCAGGTGGTTATCTGTGGATATGGAGAG gtgggaaAGGGCTGCTGTGCTGCTCTTAAAGGGATGAAAGCAGTTGTATATGTGACTGAGATTGACCCAGTGTGTGCATTACAGGCCTG CATGGATGGCTTCCAACTGGTCAGACTGAACGAGGTCATCCGAGTGGTGGACGTCGTTATCACCTGCACCG GAAATAGAGATGTCGTTATACGAGAGCACATGGATCAGATGAAGAATGGTTGTATCGTGTGCAACATGGGTCACTCCAATACAGAGATTGATGTG GCCAGTCTGATGACACCAGAGCTGAAATGGCAGCATGTAAGACCACACATGGATCACATCATCTGGCCAGAAGGCAAAACCATAGTACTACTAGCAGAG GGTCGGCTGGTTAACCTGAGCTGCTCTGCTGTACCTGTTTTTGTGCTGTCTATTACAGAAACAACTCAG GTTTTGGCATTGATTGAGCTGTTTAATGCACCTGAGGGACTTTACAAACAAGGCATTTACTCATTTCCTAAGAAGATGG ACGAGTGTACAGCGCTTCTGCATCTCCAGAACTTTGATACAAATTTAACCGAACTCACAGATCAGCAGGCCAGGTACATAGGTGTGAACAAGAGCGGCCCCTTTAAGCCAAACTATTACAG gtacTAA
- the ahcyl2a gene encoding adenosylhomocysteinase like 2a isoform X1: MSEDSKADKMLENSSQTGLSAPLNTLNNGEKVMDVCTESTANQRTANADSAPVSSVIARLLRMLEAAKARRSVNLHRAVGSSLSSDRTVSEDPSTNRVLDLPQQFNKRLTKMGSCSQPNSLNFADGPSSASTEDEISPRDKEQKNSKGSKDFCVKDISQASFGRREIEIAEQDMPALMMLRKAGQEEKPLGGAKIVGCVHITVHMAVLIETLSALGAECRWASCNIYSIQNHIAAALAEAGIPVFAWKKESEDDYLWCIDSCVNIEGWEPNMILDDGGDMTERVYKKYPQLFQNVKGIVEESVTGVHRLYEMYKTEKFCCPAININESVIKQKFDNFYCCKELILHGLKRITALPFGGKQVVICGYGEVGKGCCAALKGMKAVVYVTEIDPVCALQACMDGFQLVRLNEVIRVVDVVITCTGNRDVVIREHMDQMKNGCIVCNMGHSNTEIDVASLMTPELKWQHVRPHMDHIIWPEGKTIVLLAEGRLVNLSCSAVPVFVLSITETTQVLALIELFNAPEGLYKQGIYSFPKKMDECTALLHLQNFDTNLTELTDQQARYIGVNKSGPFKPNYYRY; this comes from the exons ATGTCTGAAGACAGTAAAGCAGACAAAATGCTTGAGAACAGCTCACAGACTGGACTATCAGCtccactgaacacactcaaTAACGGAGAAAAGGTCATGGATGTCTGTACAGAATCCACGGCTAATCAGAGGACTGCTAATGCTGATTCAGCTCCTGTTTCTTCGGTTATCGCTCGATTGTTGCGGATGCTGGAGGCCGCGAAAGCTCGGCGCTCGGTGAACCTGCACAGGGCTGTAGGATCATCTCTATCGAGTGACAGGACTGTAAGTGAGGATCCAAGTACAAACCGA GTCCTAGATCTGCCTCAGCAATTTAACAAGAGACTCACTAAGATGGGCAGCTGCTCCCAGCCCAACTCACTGAACTTTGCTGATGGCCCAAGCTCAG CAAGCACTGAAGATGAGATTTCTCCTCGAGACAAAGAGCAAAAGAACTCTAAAGGAAGTAAGGACTTCTGCGTTAAGGACATCAGTCAGGCTTCATTTGGCCgcagagaaatagaaatagcAGAGCAAG ACATGCCAGCGCTGATGATGCTGAGAAAGGCAGGGCAGGAAGAGAAGCCACTAGGAGGAGCTAAAATAGTGGGCTGTGTCCATATCACAGTACACATGGCT GTTCTGATAGAGACGTTGTCTGCGCTGGGTGCTGAGTGTCGATGGGCTTCCTGTAATATTTACTCAATCCAGAATCACATCGCTGCTGCTCTTGCAGAGGCTG gtATTCCTGTGTTTGCATGGAAAAAGGAGTCTGAGGATGATTACCTCTGGTGTATAGACAGTTGTGTGAATATAGAAGGCTGGGAGCCAAACATG attCTTGATGACGGAGGAGACATGACAGAAAGGGTCTATAAGAAATATCCGCAGCTCTTCCAGAACGTCAAGGGGATTGTTGAAGAAAGTGTCACCGGTGTTCACAG attaTATGAAATGTATAAGACCGAGAAGTTTTGTTGCCCAGCAATAAATATCAACGAGTCAGTGATAAAGCAAAAGTTTGACAACTTTTATTGCTGCAAGGAATTGATCCTGCATGG TTTGAAGAGGATCACTGCTCTTCCTTTTGGTGGGAAGCAGGTGGTTATCTGTGGATATGGAGAG gtgggaaAGGGCTGCTGTGCTGCTCTTAAAGGGATGAAAGCAGTTGTATATGTGACTGAGATTGACCCAGTGTGTGCATTACAGGCCTG CATGGATGGCTTCCAACTGGTCAGACTGAACGAGGTCATCCGAGTGGTGGACGTCGTTATCACCTGCACCG GAAATAGAGATGTCGTTATACGAGAGCACATGGATCAGATGAAGAATGGTTGTATCGTGTGCAACATGGGTCACTCCAATACAGAGATTGATGTG GCCAGTCTGATGACACCAGAGCTGAAATGGCAGCATGTAAGACCACACATGGATCACATCATCTGGCCAGAAGGCAAAACCATAGTACTACTAGCAGAG GGTCGGCTGGTTAACCTGAGCTGCTCTGCTGTACCTGTTTTTGTGCTGTCTATTACAGAAACAACTCAG GTTTTGGCATTGATTGAGCTGTTTAATGCACCTGAGGGACTTTACAAACAAGGCATTTACTCATTTCCTAAGAAGATGG ACGAGTGTACAGCGCTTCTGCATCTCCAGAACTTTGATACAAATTTAACCGAACTCACAGATCAGCAGGCCAGGTACATAGGTGTGAACAAGAGCGGCCCCTTTAAGCCAAACTATTACAG gtacTAA
- the ahcyl2a gene encoding adenosylhomocysteinase like 2a isoform X2 translates to MSEDSKADKMLENSSQTGLSAPLNTLNNGEKVMDVCTESTANQRTANADSAPVSSVIARLLRMLEAAKARRSVNLHRAVGSSLSSDRTVSEDPSTNRVLDLPQQFNKRLTKMGSCSQPNSLNFADGPSSASTEDEISPRDKEQKNSKGSKDFCVKDISQASFGRREIEIAEQDMPALMMLRKAGQEEKPLGGAKIVGCVHITVHMAVLIETLSALGAECRWASCNIYSIQNHIAAALAEAGIPVFAWKKESEDDYLWCIDSCVNIEGWEPNMILDDGGDMTERVYKKYPQLFQNVKGIVEESVTGVHRLYEMYKTEKFCCPAININESVIKQKFDNFYCCKELILHGLKRITALPFGGKQVVICGYGEVGKGCCAALKGMKAVVYVTEIDPVCALQACMDGFQLVRLNEVIRVVDVVITCTGNRDVVIREHMDQMKNGCIVCNMGHSNTEIDVASLMTPELKWQHVRPHMDHIIWPEGKTIVLLAEGRLVNLSCSAVPVFVLSITETTQVLALIELFNAPEGLYKQGIYSFPKKMDECTALLHLQNFDTNLTELTDQQARYIGVNKSGPFKPNYYR, encoded by the exons ATGTCTGAAGACAGTAAAGCAGACAAAATGCTTGAGAACAGCTCACAGACTGGACTATCAGCtccactgaacacactcaaTAACGGAGAAAAGGTCATGGATGTCTGTACAGAATCCACGGCTAATCAGAGGACTGCTAATGCTGATTCAGCTCCTGTTTCTTCGGTTATCGCTCGATTGTTGCGGATGCTGGAGGCCGCGAAAGCTCGGCGCTCGGTGAACCTGCACAGGGCTGTAGGATCATCTCTATCGAGTGACAGGACTGTAAGTGAGGATCCAAGTACAAACCGA GTCCTAGATCTGCCTCAGCAATTTAACAAGAGACTCACTAAGATGGGCAGCTGCTCCCAGCCCAACTCACTGAACTTTGCTGATGGCCCAAGCTCAG CAAGCACTGAAGATGAGATTTCTCCTCGAGACAAAGAGCAAAAGAACTCTAAAGGAAGTAAGGACTTCTGCGTTAAGGACATCAGTCAGGCTTCATTTGGCCgcagagaaatagaaatagcAGAGCAAG ACATGCCAGCGCTGATGATGCTGAGAAAGGCAGGGCAGGAAGAGAAGCCACTAGGAGGAGCTAAAATAGTGGGCTGTGTCCATATCACAGTACACATGGCT GTTCTGATAGAGACGTTGTCTGCGCTGGGTGCTGAGTGTCGATGGGCTTCCTGTAATATTTACTCAATCCAGAATCACATCGCTGCTGCTCTTGCAGAGGCTG gtATTCCTGTGTTTGCATGGAAAAAGGAGTCTGAGGATGATTACCTCTGGTGTATAGACAGTTGTGTGAATATAGAAGGCTGGGAGCCAAACATG attCTTGATGACGGAGGAGACATGACAGAAAGGGTCTATAAGAAATATCCGCAGCTCTTCCAGAACGTCAAGGGGATTGTTGAAGAAAGTGTCACCGGTGTTCACAG attaTATGAAATGTATAAGACCGAGAAGTTTTGTTGCCCAGCAATAAATATCAACGAGTCAGTGATAAAGCAAAAGTTTGACAACTTTTATTGCTGCAAGGAATTGATCCTGCATGG TTTGAAGAGGATCACTGCTCTTCCTTTTGGTGGGAAGCAGGTGGTTATCTGTGGATATGGAGAG gtgggaaAGGGCTGCTGTGCTGCTCTTAAAGGGATGAAAGCAGTTGTATATGTGACTGAGATTGACCCAGTGTGTGCATTACAGGCCTG CATGGATGGCTTCCAACTGGTCAGACTGAACGAGGTCATCCGAGTGGTGGACGTCGTTATCACCTGCACCG GAAATAGAGATGTCGTTATACGAGAGCACATGGATCAGATGAAGAATGGTTGTATCGTGTGCAACATGGGTCACTCCAATACAGAGATTGATGTG GCCAGTCTGATGACACCAGAGCTGAAATGGCAGCATGTAAGACCACACATGGATCACATCATCTGGCCAGAAGGCAAAACCATAGTACTACTAGCAGAG GGTCGGCTGGTTAACCTGAGCTGCTCTGCTGTACCTGTTTTTGTGCTGTCTATTACAGAAACAACTCAG GTTTTGGCATTGATTGAGCTGTTTAATGCACCTGAGGGACTTTACAAACAAGGCATTTACTCATTTCCTAAGAAGATGG ACGAGTGTACAGCGCTTCTGCATCTCCAGAACTTTGATACAAATTTAACCGAACTCACAGATCAGCAGGCCAGGTACATAGGTGTGAACAAGAGCGGCCCCTTTAAGCCAAACTATTACAGGTAA